Proteins encoded within one genomic window of Geotalea daltonii FRC-32:
- a CDS encoding TIGR01212 family radical SAM protein (This family includes YhcC from E. coli K-12, an uncharacterized radical SAM protein.), protein MISTSIHPDLHINSYGSYLRRRFGCRISKVNVDGGFTCPNRDGVRGTGGCIYCDNSSFSPGGTVAAIPVEIQMAEGMAYHRKRLGSEKFIIYFQKFTNTYGPVEKLHDLYSRALAHPDVVGISIGTRPDALSDPAIDLLTDLARTSYVCLELGLQSMDDSILTQINRGHTLADYLQAVERVSGRGMDICTHLIHGFPGESSADFIRTAQLISSLPVNSLKIHQLHAVKDTRLAEWYYDGRFVPLTHQQYVADLCDFLELTPPSVTIQRLYGSAPLAIRVAPTWGLKNNQMWYSVVNELKRRGTWQGCRLAEGGRNVSNL, encoded by the coding sequence ATGATCAGCACCTCCATACATCCCGATCTGCATATAAACTCCTATGGATCATACCTGCGACGGCGTTTCGGTTGTCGTATCAGCAAGGTCAACGTGGATGGCGGGTTCACCTGCCCCAACCGGGATGGGGTGCGTGGCACGGGCGGCTGCATATACTGCGACAACAGTTCCTTTTCACCCGGGGGGACCGTGGCGGCAATCCCTGTTGAAATCCAGATGGCAGAGGGAATGGCCTACCATAGAAAGAGACTGGGCAGCGAAAAATTCATCATCTACTTTCAGAAATTCACCAACACCTATGGTCCTGTGGAAAAACTACATGACCTGTACAGCCGCGCCCTGGCCCATCCCGATGTGGTAGGCATTTCCATCGGTACCAGGCCCGATGCCCTCAGTGATCCGGCTATCGATCTTTTGACCGACCTGGCCCGAACCAGCTATGTCTGCCTGGAACTGGGCCTGCAGTCAATGGATGACAGTATACTGACGCAGATTAATCGCGGCCATACCCTTGCCGACTATTTACAGGCCGTAGAAAGGGTTTCCGGCAGGGGCATGGACATCTGCACCCACCTCATCCACGGCTTCCCCGGCGAGTCCTCCGCCGACTTTATCAGAACAGCACAGCTGATCTCGTCGCTGCCGGTCAACTCCCTGAAGATCCACCAGTTGCATGCCGTGAAAGATACCCGGCTGGCGGAGTGGTATTATGACGGCCGTTTTGTTCCACTGACACATCAGCAGTATGTGGCAGACCTCTGTGACTTCCTGGAGCTCACCCCCCCGTCCGTTACCATCCAGCGGCTCTACGGCTCCGCCCCACTGGCCATTCGCGTTGCTCCCACCTGGGGCCTTAAAAACAACCAGATGTGGTATTCGGTGGTGAACGAACTCAAGAGACGCGGCACTTGGCAGGGATGCAGGCTGGCAGAAGGCGGACGGAACGTCAGCAACCTCTGA
- a CDS encoding fumarylacetoacetate hydrolase family protein: protein MKTITISGTDKEFQIGKILCIARNYVDHIKELSNEMPQAPVVFMKPATSVIFQGEPIIIPIHSSDCHHEAELAILIGKPGKDIPAAKALEHIAGYGMAIDLTLRDVQAELKKKGLPWDIAKGFDTACPLSGFVAAATVADPQNLQIRLSVNGQLRQDGNTSLMIHSVAAMISYMSGIFTLEAGDVILTGTPAGVGPIKSGDSIEAEIPGVGQLQLKVA, encoded by the coding sequence ATGAAGACTATCACCATAAGCGGCACGGACAAAGAATTCCAGATAGGCAAGATCCTGTGCATCGCCCGCAATTACGTGGATCATATCAAAGAATTGAGCAATGAGATGCCACAGGCACCTGTCGTCTTCATGAAGCCTGCCACTTCCGTCATTTTTCAGGGTGAGCCGATCATTATCCCCATCCATTCCAGCGATTGCCACCATGAGGCGGAGTTGGCCATACTTATCGGGAAACCGGGCAAAGACATTCCTGCAGCAAAGGCACTGGAGCACATTGCCGGATATGGGATGGCCATCGACCTGACCCTGCGGGATGTGCAGGCAGAACTGAAAAAGAAAGGCCTGCCGTGGGATATTGCCAAGGGCTTCGACACGGCCTGTCCCCTTTCGGGCTTCGTGGCTGCTGCAACTGTGGCCGATCCCCAGAATCTGCAGATCAGGCTCTCCGTCAACGGCCAGCTCAGGCAGGACGGCAATACTTCCCTGATGATCCATTCCGTGGCGGCCATGATCAGCTATATGTCCGGCATTTTCACCCTTGAGGCCGGCGACGTCATTCTCACCGGGACCCCGGCCGGAGTCGGACCAATCAAGTCAGGAGACAGCATCGAAGCAGAGATTCCCGGGGTCGGACAACTGCAATTAAAAGTCGCATAA
- a CDS encoding choice-of-anchor D domain-containing protein, producing the protein MKLLREKFSILGFLAFFCFCSIWHFPSVAFAATGQWTGLGPWGGDVECLLAISPSILYAGTQNGGVFKSSDGGAHWVAVNNGLGNPTVFALAADPAAPANLYAATYGNGIYKSLDAGSSWSRLAASPAFVYALAVDPADSSTLYAGTDGGGVYKSTDGGATWNGANAGIPTAQVNALVVDPRLTTTVYVATANGIFRSPDGGANWSLVADTGWTRDIAISSVTPATLYAATGAGIFRSNDGTTWTSAGLSGSSAYALAINPADPAKVFAGTTAGIFGSADSGDNWTLVANGLTNGNVQTIIFDPSDTTNSSLFAGTWGGGVFKTSNSGNDWQSANLGLGNTFVQAVVTDPSAPATVYAGSIDGIHISTDGGATWLSSSSGLGNRDVEALLVNPMSPTQLYAGTWGSGVYKSADGGASWMAANTGISSALVHAVAMDAANPQVVYAGTNSGIFISSGGSAWNLCSNGIPADTEVWSVLTAANSVVYAGTGTGFYRSSNGGVEWIQSNTGLAPCGVVYGLAADPTADSTLYAATCGGVYKSTNGGVNWTSASSGIGEINVYNLTFTGTAPVIIYAGTDSGVFVSRDAAATWNTLNTGLTNGDIYAVAVAGTSPATIYAGTWGGGVFSLTSTQDICVSPPALDLGYRVASGNSASQTVTISNGGASDLVIGSLAITGAGAAAFSVTPGTCSSLTPTILPGGSCTLNLIFAPPSGGPYAANLELASNSGNTPIVNVGLNGIGAFSLSVFLGGTGSGGVSVSAEPPVDAGLVCSPASIYCGAFERGSSIILTPSADSTSYFSGWSGCPMTMGDSCFITMNNAVNATASFIRVTSLQAIIDAALGDDIIKLPITTYVENVVMNQAGKSLTLSGGWSDYSFLSQTGFTNIQGSLTIANGTLILENFQII; encoded by the coding sequence ATGAAACTGTTGAGGGAAAAGTTTTCCATCTTGGGTTTTCTGGCTTTCTTTTGTTTCTGCAGCATATGGCATTTCCCAAGTGTGGCATTTGCCGCCACCGGCCAGTGGACCGGCCTCGGCCCCTGGGGTGGGGATGTGGAATGCCTGCTGGCAATTTCTCCTTCCATCCTCTATGCCGGAACCCAGAACGGCGGTGTCTTTAAAAGCAGTGATGGTGGCGCCCATTGGGTCGCCGTCAACAATGGCCTTGGCAATCCCACCGTCTTCGCCCTGGCGGCCGATCCTGCAGCCCCCGCCAATCTTTATGCAGCAACCTATGGAAACGGAATTTACAAGAGCCTTGACGCGGGCAGCAGCTGGAGCCGACTTGCTGCCTCCCCTGCCTTTGTTTATGCCCTTGCGGTAGATCCTGCAGACAGCAGTACTCTCTATGCCGGCACCGACGGCGGCGGGGTTTACAAAAGCACCGATGGCGGTGCCACCTGGAATGGAGCAAATGCAGGTATTCCCACGGCTCAGGTCAACGCTCTCGTCGTCGATCCCCGCTTGACCACAACAGTGTATGTAGCCACCGCAAACGGGATTTTCAGGAGCCCCGATGGGGGAGCCAACTGGAGCCTGGTTGCCGATACGGGCTGGACACGGGATATTGCCATTTCCTCCGTGACACCAGCCACGCTTTATGCGGCAACAGGTGCCGGAATCTTCAGGAGCAACGACGGCACCACCTGGACCTCCGCCGGACTCTCCGGCAGTTCCGCTTATGCCTTGGCCATAAATCCTGCCGACCCGGCAAAGGTTTTCGCCGGGACCACCGCCGGAATATTCGGCAGCGCCGATTCAGGTGACAACTGGACCCTCGTTGCCAATGGCCTTACCAATGGCAATGTCCAGACGATAATATTCGACCCCAGTGACACAACCAATAGCTCGCTCTTTGCCGGCACCTGGGGTGGAGGGGTCTTTAAAACCAGTAATTCGGGTAACGACTGGCAGAGTGCCAATCTGGGCTTGGGCAATACCTTTGTCCAAGCGGTTGTCACCGATCCCAGCGCACCTGCAACAGTTTATGCAGGTTCCATCGACGGAATTCATATAAGCACCGATGGCGGCGCAACCTGGTTATCAAGTTCAAGTGGGCTGGGTAATAGGGATGTGGAGGCGTTGTTGGTGAATCCCATGTCTCCCACCCAGCTTTATGCCGGTACCTGGGGCAGCGGCGTCTACAAAAGCGCCGACGGCGGTGCAAGCTGGATGGCTGCCAATACCGGGATATCTTCTGCTCTGGTTCATGCGGTGGCCATGGATGCGGCTAATCCGCAGGTGGTCTATGCAGGCACCAACAGTGGGATCTTCATCAGCAGCGGCGGGAGCGCCTGGAACCTGTGCAGCAATGGAATTCCTGCAGACACCGAGGTCTGGTCCGTGCTGACTGCAGCCAACTCGGTTGTCTATGCCGGAACAGGGACAGGTTTTTACCGGAGCAGCAATGGAGGGGTTGAGTGGATCCAGAGCAATACCGGGCTAGCCCCCTGTGGTGTAGTCTACGGGCTGGCTGCCGATCCGACTGCTGACAGCACCCTTTATGCGGCCACCTGTGGCGGTGTATATAAAAGCACCAATGGCGGTGTCAACTGGACTTCGGCCAGTAGCGGCATTGGCGAGATTAACGTCTACAACCTGACATTTACCGGTACTGCTCCCGTCATAATTTACGCAGGTACAGACAGCGGCGTCTTTGTAAGCAGAGACGCCGCTGCAACATGGAACACCTTGAACACAGGGCTGACCAATGGGGACATTTATGCCGTTGCCGTTGCCGGGACATCTCCGGCCACCATATATGCGGGGACCTGGGGGGGCGGTGTTTTCTCCCTGACCAGCACCCAGGACATCTGCGTTTCTCCCCCCGCCCTGGATCTGGGATACCGCGTGGCATCGGGAAACTCGGCTTCACAAACAGTGACTATCAGTAACGGCGGAGCATCTGACCTTGTTATTGGTTCCCTTGCCATCACAGGCGCTGGCGCCGCGGCATTCAGCGTCACTCCCGGTACCTGTTCCAGCCTCACCCCGACCATCCTCCCCGGCGGCAGTTGCACTCTAAATCTGATTTTTGCGCCTCCTTCCGGTGGACCTTACGCAGCAAATCTGGAATTGGCATCCAACTCCGGGAATACGCCCATTGTAAATGTCGGCCTCAATGGTATAGGCGCTTTTTCACTCTCCGTCTTTCTCGGCGGTACCGGTAGCGGAGGAGTATCTGTGTCAGCAGAACCTCCAGTTGATGCAGGCTTGGTTTGCAGCCCCGCTTCCATATACTGTGGTGCTTTTGAAAGAGGCAGCTCAATCATTTTAACTCCATCTGCCGACAGCACTTCCTACTTTTCCGGCTGGAGCGGCTGCCCCATGACCATGGGCGATTCCTGCTTCATAACAATGAACAATGCAGTTAACGCCACGGCAAGTTTTATCCGTGTGACGTCACTGCAGGCCATAATTGATGCTGCCCTTGGCGATGACATCATCAAGCTTCCCATCACAACATACGTGGAAAATGTGGTCATGAACCAAGCGGGAAAAAGCCTGACTTTGAGTGGCGGGTGGTCTGACTATTCATTTCTAAGCCAGACCGGATTTACTAACATCCAGGGTTCGTTGACCATCGCCAATGGGACATTGATTCTGGAAAATTTCCAGATCATCTAG